One part of the Oenanthe melanoleuca isolate GR-GAL-2019-014 chromosome 26, OMel1.0, whole genome shotgun sequence genome encodes these proteins:
- the LYZ gene encoding lysozyme C: MGRSMLFLGFLLALLGLALPGTQGKIISRCEMVRILRRNGFQGFEGTTVADWMCLVKHESDYNTSAYNDNGPSRDYGIFQINSKYWCNDGRTAGATNGCHISCSKLRDDNIEDDIRCAKKIAREAHGLSPWNGWKNHCRGRDLSSYVRGC, encoded by the exons ATGGGAAGGTCAATGCTCTTCCTTGGCTTCCTTCTTGCTCTCCTtggcctggctctgccaggcacCCAGGGAAAGATAATTTCCAGGTGTGAGATGGTGAGGATCCTGCGTAGGAATGGCTTTCAGGGCTTTGAGGGCACAACTGTTGCTGACT ggatgtgcctgGTGAAACATGAGAGTGATTATAACACGAGCGCATACAATGACAACGGCCCAAGCAGGGACTATGGAATCTTTCAGATCAACAGCAAGTACTGGTGCAATGATGGCAGGACTGCTGGGGCCACCAATGGCTGCCACATCAGCTGCTCCA AGCTGCGGGATGATAACATTGAGGATGATATTCGGTGTGCCAAGAAGATTGCTCGGGAGGCTCATGGCCTCAGTCCCTG GAATGGCTGGAAAAACCATTGCCGGGGCAGAGACCTGAGTTCCTATGTCAGAGGTTGCTAA